In the genome of Bacillus thuringiensis, the window GCGCGGACGTACAGATGTATGTAATATTTGATGTTGCGTGGCCTCGCCACAATCAAATAACCAAGTTTGTCCTCGTTCTTCTAACAATTGTAAAGCAATTGCTGAAACGTTCCTTCCTTTTGAAGGAACACCTGCACCAGTTCCTAAAAATACAAATTCCACTTTCTTTCCTCCAGCTCTAAATATACTCTATCTCTCATCTTACGGAATGTTATTTCAAATGGCAAATTGAATTTACATAACCAATCATCTAGACAACTATATAACACGAACGTTATACTTAAAAAATTTAGCAATCGTTCGTGTTTTGTGTTAAAATGATTATACTACATTTTAAGGGAGCGTTTTATTATGAAAGAAGTATTTCGTTTACAAACTGATTTTTCATCTTCATTTGATCGCTGGGTAAGTTCTTTCGTGTCTGATCACCCAGCACAATTAGAATGGACAACTTTAAAGGAATTAATCCATGAATATACAACATCACATACAAATGATACGTTACCAGCATATATTTCTTCAGCTTTAACATATTACGCCCAACGCGTTTCAACTACAAACAGTTCAGAGATTGTTATTTTTGAAAACCCTACAATCTCGTAATCTATAATAAAAAAGCACTGGTTACAGTGCTTTTTTTATTTATACTTATTTAGCAAATGATTATATTCCGTCCAAAAGTCTGTATACATACTTTGATCAAACTCATCTAAAATTACCTTTTCACTTGATTTATTGAATAATTCTTTTGCTTGTAGCGCAAAAGAAACAATTTGTTTTCTATATTCATTTTCATTTACTTCTATATGAAGCCCTTCATAGTATATAGCCTCTTGATCAGTAGAAATAACTTTGACAAAATCCTTTAAAACCACATTTTCACCTATATGGTTTATAGTCCAATGAATTGAAATTGGGCATCCTAACATGAGCATAGTGCCACATCCGTGCAAAATAAGCCCCTCTTCATTTTCAATATCACAAATATATTCTTTATCTAAAGTTCGTAACAGAGCTAAAGCTGATTCACTTATTCCCCATTCCTCATCCATACCTGTCTGCGTAATAATCGTTCCAGCCACATTTAAATATATTTCTCCATGAGAACATAAATCTTCCTGCTCATTAAACAACCACTTTTGATTCTCAATATTTATAATAAAATTTTGTGGTACCATTACAAATTCCCCTCTTATAAAAATATTTATTTTCCACATTATTTATAATTAATATCATGCATTTCATCCCATATATCTATTATAAATCCATTTAATATTTTAAAAACACAGATAAAAAAGATATTGACACTACGATTTTACAGTGCTAACATTCAACATGTAATTGAATATGGTCTCTGTTAGGTGAGGCTCCTGTATAGAGAAACGCTGCTGCCCAAAAATGTCGAGAGACGCCAATGGGTCAACAGGAAAGGTCGGAATGAAGGCCTTTCTTAACGTAGCTGGTTTCAGTACCTATGCTATACAGTGCTAAAACTCAACGAGGGAGAGGTGCATATATTTTGTCACACACAAAAACTGTTTTTATTTATGTCTACTAACAGTCTTTGTTGTGGACTCTTTTAACTGCGAATTCAGACCTTTACTCGTTTTGAGTAAAGGTCTTTTTACGTATCTATGCACCTTACTATGAAACAAACATAGCATATTCAGAAACTACTAAATTGTACGGAGGTGAGGAACAGTTGGCAATTGATGATTCGGCCCAGATACCCATACGTTTTACATTCATATTTCATCATGTAGGTAGGAAAGAAACTGTTCCTCACCATTTCAAATAGTTAGGTAACAGATTGTTTCCTCCTTCATGACAGAGGAGGAACTACCAATGTTTAATTTACAAAGACAAGAAACAAAGCATGCTTATGAGCAAGATAGCATGAAAACAAATAACGAATTGTTAGTGGAGGTTGCAACACAAGATGTAAGCTCTGCATTAAAACTTTTAGAAACAACACAAGATGGATTATCTAAACAAGAAGCGTCTCGTAGACTTTCTTTATATGGTCCGAACGAAATAGCTCATAATAAAATGGCGCCGTGGTACATTCAATTTCTGTCGGCATTTAAAAATCCATTTATTTTCGTTTTATTAGCTCTTGGAGCACTCTCCTTTTTCACAGATGACATACAAGGAACAATTGTCGTATCTGCAATGGTACTACTTAGTGCAACGATTCGGTTTTCCCAAGAATTTCGTTCTCAAAAAGCTGCCGATAAGTTAAAAGCTATGGTTCGAACAACTGCGAGTGTATTTAGAATAAATGGATTTGTACATGAAATAAAAAATGTAACGAATTTAAATCGAAATTACACAACAGAAATTCCAATTGAGGAACTTGTACCTGGCGATATTATTTCCCTTTCAGCAGGTGATATCGTTCCAGCTGATGTGCGTATTGTATCCGCTAAAGATTTATTTGTTAATCAATCTTCTTTAACAGGGGAAGCACTTCCTGTAGAAAAATACGAACACTGCTACCATACAGAAAATAAGCATATCTTACCGAAAAACATGAAAAAAAATTACAATCCACTCGATATGGAAAACCTTTGTTTCATGGGAACAAATATTGTAAGTGGTAGCGCAAAAGCTGTTGTCATCTCAACAAGTACCGATACGTATTTCGGCTCTTTAGCAAATAAGGTAATCGGAAAGCGTGTAGAAACAAGCTTTGATAAAGGTGTAAACAAAGTAAGCTGGCTCTTAATTACATTCATGCTTATTATGGCGCCTATTGTCCTTCTCATTAATGGATTCACAAAAGGAGATTGGCAAGAAGCTTTCTTCTTCGCTATTGCAGTTGCTGTTGGTCTTACACCAGAAATGTTACCAATGATTGTAACTGCTAATTTAGCTAAAGGTGCCGTTAACATGTCTAAACAAAAAGTAATTGTAAAACAACTAAATTCTATTCAAAACTTAGGTGCTATGAACATTCTTTGTACAGATAAAACCGGAA includes:
- a CDS encoding DUF3932 family protein, whose protein sequence is MKEVFRLQTDFSSSFDRWVSSFVSDHPAQLEWTTLKELIHEYTTSHTNDTLPAYISSALTYYAQRVSTTNSSEIVIFENPTIS